A stretch of Bradyrhizobium sp. AZCC 2262 DNA encodes these proteins:
- a CDS encoding cell division protein FtsQ/DivIB, with product MDGAGRLARSVRSLGPQADLKAAAIGAVVLLRERLGRRARVPARPVIDREPTNRLVLLVERYLPNRAGVALTVLMLLGSAGFGIVKGGHFDAFMAAVSDTRNALANSAGFRITTVAINGRKHLSQDEVLAVGGVNGRSSLLFLDAATVRDRLKANPWIADATILKLYPGQLQIDIVERTAFALWQQDGRLSVISDDGVVLEPYVSRRFTALPLVVGKGADVKARDFLALLDRYPQVRSATKAAIFVGERRWNLRLKDGLDIRLPENDVGNALAMLSKLDKEDRLFSRDIVAIDMRLPDRFTVQLSEDAAKAREELFKDKKPKKKAGDA from the coding sequence ATGGATGGTGCAGGACGCCTCGCTCGGTCGGTGAGATCGCTGGGGCCCCAAGCTGACCTGAAGGCGGCCGCTATTGGAGCGGTCGTGCTGCTGCGCGAGCGGCTGGGCCGTCGCGCCCGCGTGCCGGCCAGACCCGTGATCGATCGCGAGCCGACGAATCGCCTGGTCCTGCTGGTCGAACGTTACCTTCCGAACCGCGCAGGCGTCGCCTTGACCGTGCTGATGCTGCTCGGCAGTGCCGGCTTTGGCATCGTCAAGGGCGGTCACTTCGACGCATTTATGGCCGCGGTCAGCGATACCCGCAACGCGCTGGCCAATTCGGCCGGCTTCCGCATCACCACCGTCGCCATCAACGGCCGCAAGCATTTGAGCCAGGACGAGGTGCTCGCGGTCGGCGGCGTCAATGGCCGCTCCTCGCTGTTGTTTCTCGACGCCGCCACCGTGCGCGACAGGCTGAAGGCCAATCCGTGGATCGCAGATGCGACCATCCTGAAACTTTATCCCGGTCAACTGCAGATCGACATTGTCGAGCGTACGGCGTTCGCGCTGTGGCAGCAGGACGGCCGGCTGTCCGTGATATCGGATGACGGTGTGGTGCTGGAGCCCTATGTGTCGCGCCGTTTCACGGCGTTGCCGCTGGTGGTGGGCAAGGGCGCCGACGTCAAGGCCCGCGACTTCCTTGCCCTTCTGGACCGCTATCCGCAGGTTCGCTCAGCGACCAAGGCTGCGATCTTCGTCGGCGAACGGCGCTGGAATTTGCGGCTGAAGGACGGCCTTGACATCCGCCTGCCGGAAAACGACGTCGGCAATGCGCTTGCCATGTTGAGCAAGCTCGACAAGGAGGACCGGCTGTTCTCGCGCGACATCGTCGCCATCGACATGCGCCTGCCGGACCGGTTCACGGTGCAATTGTCGGAGGACGCGGCCAAGGCCCGCGAAGAACTGTTCAAGGACAAGAAACCCAAGAAAAAGGCCGGTGACGCATGA